Within Azoarcus sp. DD4, the genomic segment GGGCGCCGAACAGCAGCACGTAGATCAGGCCGGCGACCACCGGCGACACCGAGAACGGCAGGTCGATCAGCGTGGTGAGGAAGTGCTTGCCGCGGAACTCGAACTTGGCGATCGCCCACGCCGCGGCGACGCCGAACACCAGGTTGAGCGGCACCGCGATGGCCGCGGTGATCAGCGTCAGCTTGATCGCCGACAGCGCGTCGGCATCCGACAGCGAGGTGAGATAGGTGATCCAGCCCTTGCGCAGCGCCTCGGCAAACACCGCGATCAGCGGCAGCAGCAGGAACAGCGCGAAGAAGCCGAGCGCCAGGCCGAGAATGGTCCACTTCACCCACGGCGCTTCACGCGTCGCGGAGTTGTCTTCGTAACGGCGGGCGTCGGCCCGGCCGTGCAGTACGCCAGCGGCGGCAGCCATCAGCGGTTCCTCCCGGTCCGTTTCGCACTCCACGCCTGCAGCAGATTGATGACCAGCAGCAGCGCGAAGGAGAACACCAGCATCACCACGGCGATCGCGGTGGCGCCGACGTAGTCGTATTGTTCGAGCTTGGTGATGATCATCAGCGGCGTGATTTCCGACACCATCGGGATGTTGCCGGCAATGAAGATGACCGAGCCGTACTCGCCCACCGCGCGCGCAAAGGCCAGTGCAAAACCGGTCAGCAGCGCCGGCAGCAGGATGGGCAGGATCACCTTGGTGAAGGTCTGCCAGCGATGCGCCCCCAGGCTGGCAGCGGCTTCTTCGAGCTCGGTCTCCATGTCTTCCAGGATGGGTTGCACCGTGCGCACGACAAAGGGCACGCCGATGAAGACCAGCGCCACCAGCACGCCGAGCGGGGTGAAGGCGACCTTGATGCCGAGCGGTTCGAGCAGCTTGCCGACCCAGCCGTTGCCGGCGTAGAGGGCGGTGAGCGCGATGCCGGCTACCGCGGTGGGCAGCGCAAAGGGCAGATCGACCAGGGCGTCGATCAGCTTCTTGCCGGGGAAGCTGTAGCGCACCAGCGCCCACGCCAGCATCAGGCCGAACACCGCGTTGATCGCGGCGGCGAGCAGCGAGGCGCCGAAGGACAGCTTGTAGGAGGCGATCACGCGCGGGTTGGTGACCACGGTCCAGAAGTCGGCCCAGCCGAGGCTGGCCGTCTTGAGGAAGACAGCAGCCAGCGGCACCAGCACGATCAGCGACAGATAAACCAGCGTGTAGCCGAGCGACAGGCCGAAGCCCGGCAGCACGCGGGTCTGGCATGTCGGGTTGAAGAAGCTTGCAGCGCTCATCAGCGGTTCACCACGATCTGGTCGTAGATGCCGCCGTCGGCGAAGTGCTTCTTCTGCACGTCGGCCCAGCTGCCCAGCAGTTCCTCGACCTTGAAGGCCTTGATCGGCGGGAAGCGGTCGGCGTTGGCCTTGAGCAGCGCTTCCGAACGCGGCCGGAACCAGTGCTTGACGATGATCTTCTGGCCGTCGTCCGAGTAGAGGAAGTCGAGGTAGGCCTTGGCTTCGGCGGCGGTGCCGCGCTTGGCGACCACGCTTTCGACCACCGCCACCGGCGGGCTGGCATCGATGGTGATCGACGGATAGACCACGTCGAACTGGCCTTCGCCCAGCTCCTTGGCGATCTGAGCGGCCTCGTTCTCGAAGGTGACGAGCACATCGCCGATGTCGCGCTGGGTGAAGGTGGTGGTGGCGCCGCGGCCGCCGCCGTCGAACACCGGCACGTTGCGGAACACCTGGGTGACGAAGTTGCGCGCGTCGGCTTCGGAGCCGCCCCTGGCGACCACGCTGCCCCAGGCGGCGAGATAGGTGTAGCGGCCGTTGCCGGAGGTTTTGGGGTTGGGGACGATCACCGACAGGCCGTTGCGGGCGAGGTCGTTCCAGTCCTTGATGTTCTTCGGGTTGCCCTTGCGCACCAGGAACACCGAGTAGGTGGTGTAGGGCGTGGCCTCGTGCGGGAAGCGCTTGCGCCAGTCGGGTGCGACCAGCTTGCCGCGTTCGACCAGGATGTCGATGTCGGTGGACTGGTTCATCGTCACCACGTCGGCTTCCAGCCCAGCCGCCACCGACAGCGCCTGCTTGCTGGAGCCGCCGTGGGACTGGTTCACCGTGACGTCCTTGCCGGCTTTCGCCTTGTACCAGGCGGAGAAGGCGGGGTTGATGTCCTTGTAGAGCTCGCGGGTGACGTCGTAGGACGCATTGAGCAGCGTGGTCTGGGCATGGGCGGCCGGCAGTATGGCGACGGAAAGTCCGCCGAGGGCGACGACGAGCAATGTGCGAAGACGGAAGTTCATGCGTGCATTCCTGTTGGTTTCAACTTCCAGGCGAGATTAGTGCGCTGCAAAAAGAACGGGAATCGATAAGCGGATATTTCTATAGTGGTATTTTGGAATAAAGATCGGGCAAGGTACGGGGCGCGCCTGCGTCTATGCAGAAAAATCGATATGGAACAGCGGCTTGTAATGAGGGCGGCAGTGCACGGGGTGCTTCTACGAATATCTGCGCTCGATATCGCAAAAAGTGAAGTCAGCCGAACGTGGCGGCGGTCCGGCCGTCGGACATGGGCCTCGTATAATCGACGGGTCGTGGCGGTCTTCGCCGCATTCTGTCTGGGGAGATACCGATGACGACCCTTGTCCGCCCGCGCTTGCGCGGCCGTCGCAACCCTGCGTCCGTGATGACGGCCCGCGTGCGCCGTGCTGTCTTGCCCGGTCTGAGCATCCTCTGCTCCAGGCCGCCCATGCCGATGAGCTTTCCGGCTGTCTTGCCCAACTGCGTCCGGATGCCGTTGCCGCGGGGGTGTCCGGTGCCGGTTTCGATCGCCTTACCGCCGGCCTGCAGGCGGACATGAGCGTGGTCGCGCTGCTCGATGCCCAACCCGAGTTCGTCACGCCGATCTGGGATTACATGGCGGGTCTGGTGGACGAGGAGCGAGTGAACGACGGCAAGGCGATGCTGACGCAATGGGCGGATGTGCTCGCCCGGGTGGAGGCGGCCTACGGTGTCGATGCGGCGACGGTCGTCGCGGTGTGGGGCGTGGAAAGCATTATGGGCGCAACTTCGGTGGTCGCCCGTTGCTGACCTCGCTGGCGACCCTGTCCTGCAACGGGCGCCGTCAGCCCTTCTTCCGCCAGGAGCTGTTCGCCACGATGAGAATCGTCGAGGGCGAACAGGTCGCGCCCGAGCGTTTGAACGGCTCCTGGGCCGGGGCCTTTGGCCACACCCAGTTTCATGCCGACAACCTATATGCGACTGGCGGTCGATTTCGACGGCGATGGCCGTCGCGACCTGGTCGACAGCGTGCCGGATGCCCTCGCATCCACCGCCAACTTCCTGCGTAAGGCTGGCTGGCAGAGCGGTCTGCCGTGGGGCTATGAAGTGCAGTTGCCGCCGGGCTTCGATGCGTCGGTTGCAGGGAGGAAGAACAAGCGGCCCTTGAGCGAATGGGCAGCCAGAGGCGTGAAGCGGGGGGATGGCTCCGCGCTCGATGCCAACGGTAGCGCTGCCATTCTCCTGCCCCCGGCGCAGCTGGTCCGGCTTTCGTGGTGACGCGCAATTTCGACGCTGTGTACAGCTACAACGCGGCCGAGAGCTACGCGCTGGCGATCGCGCACCTGTCGGATCGTCTGCGTGGCGGGACCCTTCGTCCGGGCTTGGCCGACCGACGACCCAGGCCTGTCCCGCGCCGAGCGGCGGGAGCTGCAGCAGCGCTTGATCGCCCGCGGATACGACATCGGCGAGCCGGACGGAATGATAGGCGCACGTACGCGTGAAGCTTTGCGCAAGGTCCAGACCGAACTTGGTCTGGAAGCGGACGGCCGCGCCGGCCAGCGCATCCTGCAGGCGCTGCGCCAGCCTTCCAGTTGAGCTCAGGCGCTCCCGATTGCGCCGGCTCGCGCTGGTCTGGCGCAATCGCGCGGATTAAGTTGACGTTTACGTCAACTGAAACTAAGGTGCCGCCAATCGCAATACCGACGACAGGGTGGAAGGAGGCGCACGCATGAAAATCGAGAACAGCGTATTCGTGGTGACGGGCGGAGGCTCCGGCCTCGGTGCGGCGACGGCGCGCATGCTGGTCGCTGCTGGCGGCAAGGTGGTGCTGGCCGACGTAAACGAGGCGGCGGGTGCAGCCGTGGCCGCCGAGTTGGGTGAGGCGGCGCGCTTCGTGAAGACCGACGTCGCGGACGAGTCCAGCGCGAAGACGGCGTTCGAGTGCGCGCTGAACGGCTTTGGCGGCTTGTCCGGACTGGTGAACTGCGCCGGTGTGGCGCCGGCCGAAAAGGTGGTGGGCCGCGAGCTGCCGCACCGGCTCGATGCCTTTGCCCGCACGATCAACATCAACCTCGTGGGCAGCTTCAACATGATGCGGCTGGCGGCCGACATCATGAGCAAGGCAGCACCGAACGAGGAGGGCGAGCGCGGCGTCATCGTCAGCACCGCGTCGTGGCCGCCTATGACGGTCAGATCGGTCAGGCGGCCTATGCGGCCTCCAAGGCCGGCATCGTTGGCCTGACCTTGCCGGTGGCACGCGAGTTGGCCCGTTTCGGCATCCGGGTGATGACGATCGCGCCGGGCATCATGGAAACGCCGATGCTGATGGGCATGCCGCAGGAAGTGCAGGATTCGCTCGGCAAGATGGTGCCCTTTCCTTCGCGGCTGGGCAGACCGTCGGAGTATGCTGCGCTGGTACGCAGCATCATCGAGAATCCCTATCTGAATGGCGAGGTGATCCGCCTCGACGGCGCGATCCGGATGGCGCCGAAGTAAGGCGAATCCCAGCCCGACTGCAGACAGGGCGGTGGCAGCATGCCGCCACCGCCCTGTCTGCAGCGCATTTGCGTTGGCGCATTGGTCGGTTTGGTGAAATGTGCTACAAGGTGCGCTTCCCGTCGTG encodes:
- a CDS encoding sulfate ABC transporter substrate-binding protein, coding for MNFRLRTLLVVALGGLSVAILPAAHAQTTLLNASYDVTRELYKDINPAFSAWYKAKAGKDVTVNQSHGGSSKQALSVAAGLEADVVTMNQSTDIDILVERGKLVAPDWRKRFPHEATPYTTYSVFLVRKGNPKNIKDWNDLARNGLSVIVPNPKTSGNGRYTYLAAWGSVVARGGSEADARNFVTQVFRNVPVFDGGGRGATTTFTQRDIGDVLVTFENEAAQIAKELGEGQFDVVYPSITIDASPPVAVVESVVAKRGTAAEAKAYLDFLYSDDGQKIIVKHWFRPRSEALLKANADRFPPIKAFKVEELLGSWADVQKKHFADGGIYDQIVVNR
- the cysT gene encoding sulfate ABC transporter permease subunit CysT, which translates into the protein MSAASFFNPTCQTRVLPGFGLSLGYTLVYLSLIVLVPLAAVFLKTASLGWADFWTVVTNPRVIASYKLSFGASLLAAAINAVFGLMLAWALVRYSFPGKKLIDALVDLPFALPTAVAGIALTALYAGNGWVGKLLEPLGIKVAFTPLGVLVALVFIGVPFVVRTVQPILEDMETELEEAAASLGAHRWQTFTKVILPILLPALLTGFALAFARAVGEYGSVIFIAGNIPMVSEITPLMIITKLEQYDYVGATAIAVVMLVFSFALLLVINLLQAWSAKRTGRNR